From a region of the Triticum aestivum cultivar Chinese Spring chromosome 7D, IWGSC CS RefSeq v2.1, whole genome shotgun sequence genome:
- the LOC123165981 gene encoding receptor kinase-like protein Xa21, whose protein sequence is MSPQALGTLSSSLPLVLVLCSLVYASSLDSIAPQNDSNTDLHALCCLKLHLTTSAGLLVSWKNDSLQFCSWSGVTCSKRHASRVIALDLESLDLDGQIPPCIGNLTFLTKIHIPNNQLTGQIPPELGQLNRLRYLNLSTNNLTGRIPSTLSSCVHLQTIDLGSNSLDGVIPPSLSQCSDMQQLSLGHNKLSGGIPEGLGMLRNLAVLRLATNSLTGSIPRSLGSSSSLHSVVLTNNSLTGPIPPLLANSSSLQLLALSNNHLSGEIPPALFNSTSLQKLLLGTNSFAGSIPALLNIDSPLQYLILQSNNLSGTIPSFIGNFSSLRWLLLGDNNFQGNIPMSIDEIRNLEILDITYNFLTGSVPASLYNMSALTYLGMATNNLVGELPHNIGYTLPSIQTLIMQGNQFQGQIPTSLANTTNLQVINLRNNAFHGIVPSFGILPSLVDLNLGKNQLEAGDWSFLSSLTNCTQLVNLRLDANILQGVLPSVVAGLSKSIEVLLLRSNKISGTIPHEIEHLTGLKLLYMERNLLTGNLPESIGNLPNLFVLSLSQNKFSGQIPLSVGNLSQLSELYLQENSLSGPIPEALGDCKKLHILNLSCNSFNGSIPKELFTLSDLSEGLDLSHNQLSGEIPMEIGELINLGPLNISYNQLSGQIPSTLGQCVQLESLHMEGNRLHGRIPQSFVNLRGITVMDLSQNNLTGEIPEFLKLFKSMKLLNLSFNNLEGSVPADGIFQNGSNVFIQGNKKLCASTPLLQLPLCNAETSKQRHTSNILKIVGFTALFLVLVSCFGVIIWKKRKKVTQAAHPSFEELQKFTYADLLKATNGFSLDNLVGSGKYGSVYKGRIESEVHEVAIKVFKLDQLGATKSFLDECEALRNTRHRNLVRVITVCSTSDPTGNEFKALVLEYKVNGDLESWLYPTFHEHHLRRPLSLYSRIAIAVDIAAALDYLHNNCMPPMVHCDLKPSNVLLNDVMGACVGDFGLAKFLRNYSYSSIGGSTSLVGPRGSVGYIAPEYGFGSKISTEGDVYSFGVIILEMLTGKRPTDEMFKDGLSLYKFIEKSFPEKIGEILDPRIAPYYGEQDEEAGGTLDQENHHQMAGIMSCIIELVKIGLMCAAEIPKDRPAMQDVYIEVTVIKEAFSALQG, encoded by the exons ATGTCTCCTCAGGCTCTGGGCACTCTCAGTTCCTCACTTCCCCTGGTCCTTGTCCTCTGCTCCCTTGTTTATGCATCTTCATTAGATTCTATAGCACCCCAAAATGATTCTAACACCGACCTCCATGCTCTCTGCTGCCTTAAACTCCATCTCACGACCTCTGCTGGACTCCTGGTCTCATGGAAAAATGACTCGCTGCAGTTCTGCAGTTGGTCCGGTGTTACTTGCAGCAAGAGACATGCATCTCGTGTCATTGCACTGGACCTCGAGTCACTTGACCTCGATGGACAGATACCACCATGTATCGGCAATCTCACTTTCCTCACAAAAATCCACATCCCCAACAATCAACTTACTGGCCAAATACCACCTGAACTTGGGCAACTAAATAGGCTGCGGTACCTTAACCTCAGCACAAACAATCTTACTGGCAGGATCCCAAGCACTCTGTCTTCATGCGTTCACCTTCAAACTATTGATCTTGGAAGCAACTCCCTTGATGGTGTGATCCCCCCAAGCCTAAGCCAATGCTCAGATATGCAGCAGCTCAGTTTGGGTCACAACAAGCTCAGTGGAGGTATCCCAGAAGGGTTGGGGATGCTCCGAAACCTTGCAGTTTTACGTCTTGCTACAAATAGTCTGACGGGCAGCATTCCACGTTCACTTGGAAGCAGCTCTTCTCTTCACTCTGTTGTTCTCACGAACAATAGCCTCACAGGACCTATCCCGCCTCTCCTAGCTAATAGTTCCTCACTTCAACTTTTGGCCTTATCAAACAATCACCTGAGTGGAGAGATTCCTCCTGCACTGTTTAACAGTACATCACTCCAAAAGTTATTACTGGGAACAAACAGCTTTGCTGGGTCCATACCAGCCTTGTTGAACATTGACTCACCCTTGCAGTATCTTATCTTGCAATCAAATAATCTTTCTGGCACCATACCTTCCTTTATAGGGAACTTTTCCTCCCTTCGCTGGCTCTTGCTTGGAGATAATAATTTCCAAGGTAACATCCCCATGAGTATAGATGAAATTCGAAACCTGGAAATACTAGACATCACTTATAACTTTTTGACAGGGAGTGTCCCAGCCTCTCTTTACAACATGTCAGCACTCACATACCTTGGCATGGCTACAAACAATCTTGTAGGGGAGCTTCCACACAACATCGGATACACCCTTCCAAGCATCCAAACTTTGATTATGCAAGGAAACCAGTTCCAAGGCCAAATCCCCACTTCACTAGCAAACACAACCAATCTCCAGGTGATCAACCTCCGGAACAATGCATTCCATGGCATTGTTCCATCTTTTGGGATTTTACCCAGCCTAGTCGATCTGAATCTAGGCAAGAATCAACTTGAAGCAGGAGACTGGTCTTTCCTATCCTCGTTGACAAATTGCACACAACTGGTGAACTTACGCTTGGATGCAAACATCCTTCAAGGAGTCTTGCCGAGTGTCGTTGCAGGCCTTTCAAAGAGCATAGAGGTACTGTTACTAAGATCAAATAAAATTTCTGGCACCATACCACATGAGATAGAGCACCTCACAGGCCTCAAGCTTCTTTACATGGAACGGAATTTGCTTACCGGGAATCTTCCTGAGTCAATTGGAAATCTTCCCAACTTGTTTGTCTTAAGCTTGTCCCAGAACAAATTTTCTGGACAGATCCCACTTTCAGTTGGTAATTTGAGTCAATTGAGTGAGCTTTACTTACAAGAAAACAGTTTGAGTGGCCCAATCCCAGAAGCTTTAGGAGACTGCAAAAAACTGCACATATTGAACCTCTCTTGTAACAGCTTCAACGGAAGCATACCAAAGGAGCTCTTTACTCTTTCCGACCTTTCTGAAGGTTTGGACTTGTCTCACAACCAACTCTCTGGAGAAATACCAATGGAGATTGGCGAGTTGATCAATCTCGGTCCACTGAATATCTCCTATAACCAACTGTCTGGTCAGATACCATCTACTCTAGGTCAGTGCGTCCAATTGGAGTCGCTCCACATGGAGGGCAACCGTCTTCATGGAAGAATCCCTCAATCTTTTGTGAATTTGAGAGGCATCACTGTGATGGACCTATCTCAGAACAACTTAACAGGTGAAATCCCTGAATTCTTGAAGCTCTTCAAGTCTATGAAGCTTCTCAATTTGTCCTTCAACAACCTCGAAGGATCAGTACCTGCAGATGGAATATTTCAGAATGGAAGCAATGTGTTCATTCAAGGAAACAAGAAGCTATGTGCGAGCACCCCATTGCTACAGTTGCCACTTTGCAATGCAGAAACATCCAAACAAAGGCACACCTCCAACATCTTAAAGATAGTAGGATTTACTGCTCTTTTTTTGGTCCTGGTATCATGCTTCGGAGTAATTATttggaaaaagagaaagaaagtcaCACAAGCAGCTCATCCATCCTTTgaagagttacagaagtttacatATGCTGATTTATTGAAAGCAACAAATGGTTTCTCTTTAGACAACTTGGTTGGTTCAGGAAAATATGGGTCCGTGTACAAAGGTAGAATTGAGtccgaagtacatgaagttgctaTCAAAGTTTTCAAACTTGATCAACTTGGAGCAACAAAGAGCTTCCTCGATGAGTGTGAGGCCCTGAGAAACACTCGTCATCGTAATCTTGTACGGGTGATCACTGTATGCTCAACAAGTGATCCAACAGGAAATGAGTTCAAAGCTCTTGTTCTTGAATATAAGGTAAATGGGGACCTCGAAAGTTGGCTCTATCCAACATTCCACGAGCATCACCTGAGAAGGCCATTGAGTTTATATTCAAGAATAGCAATAGCAGTGGACATAGCGGCTGCTTTGGATTACCTTCATAACAACTGCATGCCTCCTATGGTCCATTGTGATCTGAAGCCCAGCAATGTCCTCCTAAATGATGTCATGGGCGCATGTGTTGGTGACTTCGGATTGGCTAAGTTCCTACGCAATTATTCTTATTCGAGCATTGGTGGTTCTACAAGCTTAGTGGGACCAAGAGGATCAGTTGGATACATTGCACCAG AATATGGCTTTGGGAGCAAAATCTCCACTGAGGGTGATGTCTACAGTTTTGGAGTCATCATCTTAGAAATGCTCACAGGGAAGCGTCCAACTGATGAGATGTTTAAAGATGGTCTGAGCCTTTACAAATTTATCGAAAAATCATTTCCAGAAAAGATTGGCGAGATTCTAGATCCTAGAATTGCTCCGTATTATGGGGAGCAAGATGAAGAAGCAGGAGGTACTTTAGACCAAGAAAATCATCATCAAATGGCTGGAATAATGAGCTGCATCATCGAGCTCGTTAAGATTGGCCTCATGTGCGCCGCAGAGATACCTAAAGATCGTCCCGCAATGCAGGACGTTTACATTGAGGTCACCGTAATCAAAGAAGCATTTTCAGCACTGCAGGGCTGA
- the LOC123165982 gene encoding uncharacterized protein, whose product MDFARRRRTTKPPPAPPTCHQRDGARATRASVRRAEALGGSRNPSTASPAPPWPRCLKHCGMATHGARRQSGKMQPGCRRLLLARLLALLALLLLIVGVHGRIGGGCGSRKEPKRLHRSAPSRVSRLWIAAGLTPKHMPTPMASQDVVYRSTIVDFVSVWYKRDMKVTIFSLLTEC is encoded by the exons ATGGATTTCGCTCGTCGTAGGAGAACCACCAAACCCCCGCCGGCGCCCCCCACCTGCCACCAACGAGACGGGGCAAGGGCCACGCGCGCGTCCGTCCGCCGCGCCGAGGCACTCGGTGGCAGTCGGAATCCTTCCACCGCATCCCCCGCCCCTCCTTGGCCGAG GTGCCTTAAGCATTGCGGCATGGCAACTCACGGAGCGCGTCGTCAATCCGGGAAGATGCAACCCGGCTGTCGCCGCCTGCTGCTTGCTCGGCTTCTCGCCctcctcgcgctgctgctgctaatCGTCGGTGTGCATGGCCGTATAGGAGGGGGCTGCGGTAGTCGTAA AGAACCCAAACGGCTGCACAGGTCTGCCCCCTCCAGAGTGTCCAGGCTGTGGATAGCAGCAGGTCTCACTCCGAAGCATATGCCCACGCCGATGGCATCTCAGGATGTTGTGTATCGTTCTACAATAGTTGATTTTGTTTCTGTATGGTATAAGAGAGATATGAAGGTCACAATCTTTTCCTTACTTACGGAATGTTAA